Within the Arthrobacter sp. V1I7 genome, the region GAGGAGTCGTCATGGCGTGGAGGGAACGAGAAATCGACGTGGACCGTGAGCTGGTGCTCAATGTTGATGTCATGGAGTCGGGTGTCGTCAGACTGCAATTGATTGGCGGCGGAGTGAAGGCGGAGCTTGGGCCCGGCGACAGATTTGTCCTTGTCCTCCGGCCACCAAGCCAGTCGACAATCAATCCAACCCGGAGGAGGAAACCTGGCTTGGCCAAGAGTTCGGCATCAGGGATTACGGTGGCGCCACGGCTGCTGAGGCTGTCCGGGACGCGAACGAACCCGGCGACCATTGATGCCTGGGGGTGAGGCGACGCCGGAGAAGTCGTCCCCTGCGTCTCGTTGGCGTGAGGCTGCTGAGCGTCTCCGTTCAACCGCACGCGTCTTCGTCGTATCCCTCGGGGCGGTGGCCGTGACAGTTGTTGCCGGCCTGAGCCTCACTGGTCTGAGCACCTTGGACCCACGGTCGGCGAACTTTGCCTTCGCTGTGGCTGGCGCTCTGCTTGCGACGCTGGGCGTGGTGGTGATGCTCGCGCTTGCGATGCGGCTTTCCTCGGCGTCCGCTGTGTCGATGGCAGAGTTGCTCGCGTTGAGGGACAGTGGTGCCAGTACGAAACGGCTGTGGTGGCGGCGGCGGCTCCGCCCTGGACACATGTACGCACGAAGGGTCGTTGATGCGAAGTCCAACGGCTATCTGGCTGGGTACGACAACCTCGAGGCGTTCAATGACGCCGTTGCGGAAGTGCACCTAGACGAGCGGACGAAAGCGGATGATGCTGCCAAAGCGCCGAAGGATCCGGCGGTCTACGCTCAGTACAAAGCTGCGAGCATAAAGGCCGCTTCGTACGACGCGCGGTTGCGCTCACTCGTCGAGGTGGCGAGTTTTCAACGCCTGCGCTGGAATTTTGGGGCGACTGCCGGTCTGATGACGGTAGCGGGGGCGGTAACTGCCGTCGGTATCGTCATGTACGCAGCGGCGCTACAGCCGCGTGGTGTGCCCTCCTCGCCTGTCGCAGTGACGATGCACGAGAGCATCCGAATAAAAGTGCCCGAGAGCAACGCGGCCGCAGCCCTTTACGAGAGCGTGGTGGGGTGCGCCCAAAGTGTCGGCGCACTCGTGGTAGGCGTCAGTGATGCCAGCGTATCGGCCATTACCGTCCCGGAAGATGCATGTCGGTCGGTGACCTTGACCGCCGTCTGGGATGGGACCGGCTACGTTGCAAAGTTTGACCTTCCAGAGGAGACCGAGAAGCCCCAGCCGTCCGCGACGCCCTAGGCACCTGGCGTGAGTTCCTTTGGGGGAAGTGTGGACGTCGGCATGGCCACCTGAAGGGGCCAGATCTAAGGGAAGTACGGGCCCGGTTGAGGTTCCCCACGAGGGACCTCGGGCTGCGACCGACAGGTGCAGACGACTTAGAGGAAACTGACAGATTCCTGCAGCGGGGGAGTGTTCCACTTTGAGTGTCCAGGTTCCAAGGAACTGGGACACCGAACGGCTGCGACCTCGGCACCTGGCCCTCCGCAACTTGTGGCTCCGGCCCCACCTAACGGACAGGAGAGCCACGCGCGGCACGACTGGCTGCTTTTCCTGCTGCCAATGCTGTCCGTTCATGTGCCCCTTGACACGAAGTAGGTGGGGGAGGAACATTCCAGTTTCCATCCGGGGGACTGCGGCATGTGCGCCGGCTTACGCTTGGGCCTTCGGCTTCTAGCAACAGGGGGACGAAATGACTGCAACTCCTTGGGCAATTCTGCTCTGCAATTTCTCGGACGCCGGATCTGAACCTTATACACGCTCACGCTTTGAAGAAATATTCACGCCTGTGGGGGCCGGAAAATTCAACATGATTGACTACTTTCGCGATATGTCCCACGGATCCCTGGACCTGAACGGTTCGAAGGTGTTCCCGCCCAACGAGGGCTGGTATACGATCCCTCACGAGCGATCCGACTATAACGGCTTCGACACCGTCATTGGCGGCAATGTTGTCGGGCGTTCCGCACTCCAGATTTGGGCACGTGAGGCTGCGGCTGCGGCCGGGGACGACCTCAGCGCCTACTTCAACATAGTTGTGCTGACCAACCCGTCGGTGGACCTGTTCGGTGGGACCGGGGGCGTCGCCTCAGGTGACGGACGGAACCTCGTCAATGGAATGACGGGCCTGTCCCCGAGTTATCTGGGACAGGAGATGGGCCACGGCTACGGTCTGGACCACGCTCGGATTGAAGGTTCTGCACAGGACTATATGGACCCCTTCGACGTGATGAGCACGGCAGCAGCCCAAATGGCGCCGCACCCTGTCTATACCGAAACTGATGCCCAGGGGCGTCCCGTCTTCCTGATCGGTCCAGGCCTGACGGCAGCAACAATGTCAGCGATGTCTTGGCTCGACAACACCCGTGTCTGGTCCTCTGGATCAGACAGGCAAAGCACAGTCGAGTTGCGTCCTCTGCACCGAACAGATCTTCCGGGCTTCCTCTGCGCCAAGGTGGGTAACCTCTTCGTCGAGTTCCGCATGAACGAAGGATGGGACGCCGGACTAGCCGACCCCGTGGTTCTGATCCATGACTACTTCAATGGCAACTCCTACCTCCATCCGGCCGACTCCGGACAACAAGGACTCCTGGCAGGAGATGTCTATTCTGAGGGAGACGTCAGCAACCGGCCCGCACGCCTGCACGGAGCAGGTGCGCGGATTACCGTGGCAGCCATCGACGCCGCGGCACGCACCGCACGGCTGACAGTCGAAAAGTGGGCCGACCAGCGGGTGATGGCGGGCCCGGGCAGCATATTCGGCGGCGTCGCCAACGACGGCGGTGGATGGGTCGTCGTCAACGGCAAGGTAACCATTGTGCCTCCGCGGTCGCCGCTGCTGCGCGTGCTTGAACATGTCAGTCAGGCGCAGGCCAGCGAGGCTGTTTCTCACGGTGTAGCCCGGAACCTGATCCAGCAACAGGTGTATACGGCCATTGCCGAAGTCGCGACCGCTGAAGCCGCTCGCGCTTCCTCCGTCCATGTCCCCACGATGGACGTACTGCCCGGGCGCCAATAACTCCCAATCCAAGTCGGTCTCTGCCGGTGACTATCCACCCGGCAGGTTATCCGGCACTTCAAAGGTCAGCGTCAGTGCAGGCGGGTCGGCCCTGGTCGTGACCAAACTCGACCGCTTGGCCCGGTCACTGCGCGACGCCAAGGACATAGTCGATGAGCTCACCCGCCGCGAAGTCAAGCTGAGTATCGGCGGCTCCGTCCATGATCCGACTGATCCCGTGGGCCGACTTCTCTCCAATGTCTTGGCCATGGTCGCGGAATTCGAAGCTGACCTGATCCGGGCACGGACCCGGGAAGGCATGGCCGTCGCCAAGGCAAAGGGCCGCCTGCGCGGGAAGCAGCCCAAGCTTTCCAAGAAACAGGAAGCACACTTGGTGTCCGTTCACCGGGCGGGAACACACACGACGGCGGAACTTGCCGAACTCTTCTCAGTGGCCCGATCAACCGTCTACCGTGCCATCAAGCGCGCCGGCGAGGCCGCCAGTTAGATCCAACAATTCACCGTCCACGCCGGAATCAACACCGGTACGTCCTTGGCGCGCATTCAGTACCGATCCTTTTCAGACGCCGTCTCCGTGCCGACGCTCTTCCGGGGGTCGGCTACAGACGCTACAGGGCGCTTCGACGCAGTAGTTGTTTGCTGGTTGGTGCAGTCGACTTCTGAAAAGTGACGGTTTGTGCAGGCGACTATTGAGCGGAATGCATTTCCGTGCAGGGGGCTTCTGACATTCTCATGTTCGCACTTGTCTGCACTGCCCCGGAATTCCGGGGGAGCGCGTGCAGACGATTTCTGAAAATGACAACGGCACTGCCGTCTCGTCCGACTGCCTTTCAACCCTTGGTTCGCGAGATATGTGTAGACTCAGGTGCGCCCAGCTAGGTCCCGCTCTGGGAAGGCCATGGCGAAAGCCCCGGGCGGAAGCTAGAGTTGGGAACTGGTCCGGTATCACTTCGATGGACCACAGCAGAGAGGGGAGGTGTTTTTGATGACTGTTATTGCCGTGCGCCCCCGGCGCCTCGAAACCATCAAAATAACCGCCCCAGTCTCCAGCTTCCGTACCGTATAGGGCGCTGCCCGCGGACCGCCACAACACCCTGGGCCTTGCCTGGGAGTGGCCGGTGCCAGGGGACTTTTCCCGAGGTATCACATTGAAAAATTCTTCAGGCCACGGCCTGGGCAGTCTGGTTGCATCCATATCCGGTCGCACCGGCCCAACCCTTTACGGCTACAACGCCGTCGTCGCACGGCACTTCGACGAAAACCCCTCATCTGTCTGTAGCGCGGAAAATCCCTGCGAGCCTGGCCGTGTGGTGCGGGTTGACCGCAGCCTGGTCCTGGTGGCTGTGGGCATGGAGCTCCTGCACCTTCCCTACCCGCTTGATGGCGGCGTGCCGGTCACGGGCGACTGGGTTTGGATAGGACCCAACCGCGCGGGTGACCGCCAGATTCTCGGCGTGCTGCCCCGGCGTTCGGAGCTCAGCCGGAAGCGCGCATTCGAGGACTCCTCCGCCGCCCAGGTCCTGGCTGCCAACATGGACGTGATCGGCGTGGTGGTTCCGGTTGACCGGCCGCTCACGCACAACCGTCTCGAACGGACGCTCGTCGCCGCCTGGGATTCAGGCGCCGTTCCCCTGGTGATTGTCACCAAAGCGGACCTGGCGCACGTGGCGGACGACGTCGTCGGGCAGGTCATCCTGCAGGCAGCAGGTGTTGACGTCGTCACCACCTCCGCGGAGAACGGGGACGGGATCGAGGACTTGTTGGCACATCTGCCGCCGCGCAGCACCCTTGTCCTCCTGGGGCCCTCCGGCGCAGGTAAATCCACACTGATCAACGCCCTGGTTGGCCACAACGTGCAGCACACAGGCGAAGTCCGCTCCGGCGACTTCAGGGGGAAGCACACCACCACCTCCCGGGAGCTTGTACCGCTGGCGGACGGCACTGTCCTCATGGAAACTCCCGGCGTCCGCGGGTTCGGGCTTTTCGACGCCGACGACGGGATGGAGCAGATGTTCGGGGATGTGGAGGAGCTCGCCAGACTCTGCCGGTTTTCCGATTGCGCACATCAGCAGGAACCCGGCTGCGCCGTGCAGGCCGCCCTCTCTGACAGCACGCTCGAGGACCGCCGCTGGAACAACTATCGGAAACTCCAACGCGAAATGGCCGCGCTGGCCCGCCGCAAGGATGCCGCAGCCAGCCGGGCGTACCAGCGTGAGTGGCACCAAAAAGTGGTCGGAGGAGGGAAATCCCAGCGTTCTGCAGAGCGCGTCAGATCAGAGCGGGAGGAGGAGCAGCGGTCAAAGCGGAAGCGGCGCTGAGCCACTGCACCTGTATTCCCCTGGAGCGGGCCCCATTAGGCCCTGCTTTCCGCTGCGCTTCAACCCTCGTGCTGGGGCAGCCGGGTAGCCGGGGGTGCCGGGGAAGACAGGTAGTGGCGGCTCTGGTGCCGGCTTGCCTGCAGCCGTAGGCTCTGAGCAATCGCGCCACCGGCAGTGAACGGGGAGCGGCCAGCATGCGGCCTGGCCCGGGAATTCGGGATCAGCCGCGAAACCCTCTACAAGTACCTCAGGACGGAGAGCTGAAGCACCTCGTGAGACGTTCCCGCCGATGCTGATTTTGATGTTGTGCTGGGTGAGGTCCTCGATAATGGCACAGGCCGCGGGCATGTGTGGCGCGGGTCCGGCAGCACCAGGCACGCCGTGCCCTGTGCCCGCCGTCCCGGGGGCCGGCGCTTCCCCGTACGGTGCTGCCGTCAGCGCAGCTCGAGCCGCATGAGGATGCGGGGGAACCCGTTGAGCACCGAGTCGGTGTCTGCCGCTTTCGTAAAGCCGGCCCGTTCGAAGAGCCTGCGGGTGCCGACATAGGCCATGGTGAGGTCGACCTTCTGGTCCTTGTTGTCGAGCGGGTATCCCTCGACCGCGGGAGCGCCATGACCGCGCGCGAAGTCGACGGCGCCTGCGAGAAGAGCATGCGAGATGCCCTGGCCGCGATGCCCTGGTCGCACCCGAATGCACCACACCGACCACACGCCCACGTCGTCCGCGTGCGGAATCCGTCGGTTGCGGGCGAAGGCCGTGTCGGCCCGCGGGTGCACGGCGGCCCAGCCGACCACCTCGCCGCCGTCATAGGCGAGCACCCCGGGGGGCGGGTCCTGCCGGCACAGGCGTTGCACGAGCTCCCCGCGGTCTTGCCCCCGCAGAGCGATGTTCTCTTTCGACGGAAGGCGATAGCTAAGGCACCAGCACACGTTCGCATCGGGGCGCTTGGGCCCCAGAACCGTCTTCACATCCTCGAATACCGTTGCCGCACGCACCTCGATCGCCATACACTCACACTGCCACCGACCCCGGACACTGACAATGCCGCAGCCGGCGTGACATCCGTGGTTCCCACGCACAGAAGGCGTGAAACCGTCGCGGCCGTGAGCGCGGCGGGTGGATGTAGGCTCGACCCTTCCACACGCTCAGGGATCCGGGTGCACCAATTGAACCGGTACCCGAAGGCTCCCACCAGGGGAAGGGGCCTGGCTGCGCTCGGACGGTCAAGGCTCTTTAATTGTTCGGGATTAAGAGAATATGGGGTCGGCCAATGGCTGTTATCGGGTACGCGAGGGTTTCCACCGCGGAACAGAACCTTGATCTGCAGCTCACTGCACTCCAGGGCGGGGGCGCTGCGAGGATCTTTGCCGACAACGGAGTCTCCAAGGCCCTGGACCGGCTGGAGTCCGGCGACGTGCTCACGGTGTGGAAGCTCGACCGATTGGGACGTAACACCCGGCACGTCCTTGACGTCATCGAGAACATCCGGGAACAGGGCGCAGGCTTCCGCTCCCTGACCGAAGGTCTGGACACAACCGGACCCATGGGCACAGCCATGCTGACGATGATCATGGCCGCGTTCGCTCAGCTGGAGCGGGACACGATGGTCGAACGCACCAGAGCAGGACTCGCCGCGGCCGCGGCCAACAACCGCCACGGCGGAAGACCCCGCAAAGTGGACGACGCTGCCGCTGCCCGGGCCAAGGAGGTCAAAGGCAAAGGAATCAGCGCCGGCGACATCGGCAAGATGCTCGGCGTCTCCCGCGCCACGGTCTACCGATACCTTATATAGGCAACGCGGAGAGAAATCCCGGCAATCCGACAAGACATGGCCAAATAGCGGTACAAAAAGCACGCCAGAGAGAGAACTCTGTGATTCACATTGCGATCAGGCTTCGGGGCAGTCTCACGACCGGTCGTTTTCGTACAGCCGGAAAGCCCAGCTGAGTCTATGTGTCATCTGGGCCATGGTCGTTCAGAAGCGGATTGCGTCGATGACCTTGATTCGAACTGCGACCAGGGCGGGAATGGCGCCGGCGAGTGCGCCGACGAGGACGGCCGAGCCCAGTCCCAGCAGGGCAGCTTCGATGGGGAACGCCGGGTACTCGTGGAGCCCTGGGGCGATTTTGGATTGAATCCAGGGATTCTTGACGACCGCTACCGAGACCATTACTCCGACGATTCCGGCCACCGCCGTCGCGACTACCGTTTCCATCATGACGCCGAGGAATATGCGTGAGGATGTTGCGCCGAAGCTGCGGCGGATGCCGATTTCGCGCACCCGGTACCTGACGGTGACCATGGAGATGTTCAGCATGCCGACCGCGCCCAGGAGCAGGACCAGTCCGGCGATGCCGCCAACCGCGAGCTGGACGGTCGCGAAGGGGTCGCCCTGGCTGGCGTAGTCCATCCGGTCCACCTGGATCTGCATGCCAGGGAATTGCTGTTGCAGGTCTGCGGTGATGGCATATTTGAGTGCTTCAGCCTGGTCGTCTCCGACCCAGAACTTGAACTGTCCGGGTCCTCCGGCGGAAATATTGGCCCGGTCCGCGGCTCGGGTCAGCATAAAGGCCGCCGGTGGGGCTTGCGGGTACTGGTCGGGAACTACACCGATGATCACGGCTGTCGTGTTCTCGGCCCCAACCAGTTGAACCTTTGGATTGGTGGTGAGGTTGGGTCGGCCTGCCATGTCGTAAAAGCCCTCTGAGACGACCAGCGCCGGGGCAAGCCGTTTGTCGTCGTCGTCGGCGAACCAGCCGCCTTGGCTGACGTTGAGTCGATGGATGACCCCGTAGCCCGGATCGACCAGTTGGAGCATCAACTGTTGCACGCCGTAAGGGGTCTGGAATGCGTGCTGCGCCTGGGTCGAATGTGTGTAGTAAGAGATTTTGTAGCGGTCGATGACGCCCTGGTAGGCGGCTTCGAGTTTCCGCTGGTCTGCCGGTGTTGGGCCGAACACGCCGATGCCCAGGGTTGCCGAACGGCCACCATTTTGCTCGGAGGAGGCTTTGAATCCTTCGCGTGCCAAATTGCCCAGGCCGACAACGGAGGTCAGGGCTGCCACTGACAGCGCCACTCCGATCAGGGCGAGGAGGATCCTGGTTTTGTTGATCCGCAGTTCCTGCCAGGCCTCCACGAGGGCGGAAATGATGCCGGTCATGCGTTCGCTCCCGTGGGGACTTCGGCGGCTGAGAGCACACCTGTTTCGAGCCGGTAGCAGGCCCTGGCAAGGGCTGCGACGTTTACGTCGTGGGTGATGGTGATGAGCGCTGCGCCGGATTCGGTGGCTACCGTGTCCAGCAGTGCCATGACTGACTGGCCCGTGTCCACGTCCAGGGCGCCGGTGGGTTCATCCGCGAGGATGAGGCGGGGGCGGCGGACCAGCGCCCTGGCGATGGCTACGCGTTGCTGTTCGCCGCCGGAGAGCATGTTGGGCATGGTCTCGGCGCGATGGGCCAAGCCCACTCGGTCCAGGATGTCCATGGCTATTTCCCGGCGCCGCCAGAACTGGTTCCCCCCGGCGTAAAGCAAGGGTGTGATCACGTTGTCCAAGGCATTCCTGCCGGGCAATAGGTTGAATTGCTGGAACACGAACCCCACGGACTGCCCTCGTAGTCTGGCACGGGTGCTGTCGCGGAGGTGTTGCACGGGTGTTCCCTGGAACGTGAGTTCGCCGCCGGTGGGAACGTCCAGGAGTCCCAGCAGGTTCAGGAGTGTGGATTTGCCGCAGCCAGAGCGTCCGACCACGGCGGTGTGGTCGCCGCTGTGCACGGTGAGGTCGACGCCGCGGAGAATATGGAGCTCCTGCTCATCGGGCAGCCGGACGGTCCGGGTAACACCCCTCAGGGCCACGAGTTCCTCCACACTCACCCTCCCATCGGGGAGGCAGGGGAGCCGAACTGAGATCCGGGCGCCACCTGTGCGGGTGCGCCCGGGATGAACTCAAGGATAGATTCGCCTTCGGCAAGGCCGGAGACTACCTCGACGACTGAGCCATCGTTGAGGCCTAGCTGGACCTTGCGCTGCTGGGGCTCGCCGGCAGGTTTGCCGGACGGATCCACCGTGGATCCTCCCTCGACCGGAGGTTCGCCCGCTTTTGAGGACATGTCCGCCGTCGCCAGCCACACCACGCCTTCTTTGACGCTGCCCTCTACTGAGGTGAGGGGAACGGTGACCACGTTGGCGGCCTCCCCGGCGGTGACGGTCATGGTTGCGCCCAGCCCCGCGAATACCTCAACTCCTGTTGGAACCGCGCAGCTGAGCGTTCCCGTCGGCGTCCCGCCCTGTTCGGGTGCACCGCCGGTGGATCCAGGGCCGGCGATCGCATAAGGGACCGAGCGGCTTACCCCTCCGGCAACTCCGCCAGAACCGCCGCCGTCGGAGGCACCGGTGGCGCCCGCTAGGACGACAGACGAACAGGTGAAAGGAGCCGGCCCGCCAACCAGTGATACCTGTGCTGAGGCGGGCTTAGCCAAGAGCCGGTACTGCTGCGCAGCGTCGATTGAGCCACTGACTATGAAAGTCCCGGGATCAACCGAACCAGCGGCTTC harbors:
- a CDS encoding ABC transporter permease yields the protein MTGIISALVEAWQELRINKTRILLALIGVALSVAALTSVVGLGNLAREGFKASSEQNGGRSATLGIGVFGPTPADQRKLEAAYQGVIDRYKISYYTHSTQAQHAFQTPYGVQQLMLQLVDPGYGVIHRLNVSQGGWFADDDDKRLAPALVVSEGFYDMAGRPNLTTNPKVQLVGAENTTAVIIGVVPDQYPQAPPAAFMLTRAADRANISAGGPGQFKFWVGDDQAEALKYAITADLQQQFPGMQIQVDRMDYASQGDPFATVQLAVGGIAGLVLLLGAVGMLNISMVTVRYRVREIGIRRSFGATSSRIFLGVMMETVVATAVAGIVGVMVSVAVVKNPWIQSKIAPGLHEYPAFPIEAALLGLGSAVLVGALAGAIPALVAVRIKVIDAIRF
- a CDS encoding recombinase family protein — translated: MAVIGYARVSTAEQNLDLQLTALQGGGAARIFADNGVSKALDRLESGDVLTVWKLDRLGRNTRHVLDVIENIREQGAGFRSLTEGLDTTGPMGTAMLTMIMAAFAQLERDTMVERTRAGLAAAAANNRHGGRPRKVDDAAAARAKEVKGKGISAGDIGKMLGVSRATVYRYLI
- a CDS encoding ABC transporter ATP-binding protein → MSVEELVALRGVTRTVRLPDEQELHILRGVDLTVHSGDHTAVVGRSGCGKSTLLNLLGLLDVPTGGELTFQGTPVQHLRDSTRARLRGQSVGFVFQQFNLLPGRNALDNVITPLLYAGGNQFWRRREIAMDILDRVGLAHRAETMPNMLSGGEQQRVAIARALVRRPRLILADEPTGALDVDTGQSVMALLDTVATESGAALITITHDVNVAALARACYRLETGVLSAAEVPTGANA
- a CDS encoding secretion protein HlyD, with amino-acid sequence MPVAWLAVVAVIAVALVKIAFVDGLQTSPAIAGPAAEVAVPVVQAARATVTNTVQVKATVQSDPAVGVRNTVAGLVTHIFLEPGAKVASGAPLYQVRTEVSPEPSASAAIAAGTDASGSGSPQSRTAPLPTYTYTDVVAPASGELKALDVLINQQVSVGEAAGSVDPGTFIVSGSIDAAQQYRLLAKPASAQVSLVGGPAPFTCSSVVLAGATGASDGGGSGGVAGGVSRSVPYAIAGPGSTGGAPEQGGTPTGTLSCAVPTGVEVFAGLGATMTVTAGEAANVVTVPLTSVEGSVKEGVVWLATADMSSKAGEPPVEGGSTVDPSGKPAGEPQQRKVQLGLNDGSVVEVVSGLAEGESILEFIPGAPAQVAPGSQFGSPASPMGG
- the rsgA gene encoding ribosome small subunit-dependent GTPase A; translated protein: MKNSSGHGLGSLVASISGRTGPTLYGYNAVVARHFDENPSSVCSAENPCEPGRVVRVDRSLVLVAVGMELLHLPYPLDGGVPVTGDWVWIGPNRAGDRQILGVLPRRSELSRKRAFEDSSAAQVLAANMDVIGVVVPVDRPLTHNRLERTLVAAWDSGAVPLVIVTKADLAHVADDVVGQVILQAAGVDVVTTSAENGDGIEDLLAHLPPRSTLVLLGPSGAGKSTLINALVGHNVQHTGEVRSGDFRGKHTTTSRELVPLADGTVLMETPGVRGFGLFDADDGMEQMFGDVEELARLCRFSDCAHQQEPGCAVQAALSDSTLEDRRWNNYRKLQREMAALARRKDAAASRAYQREWHQKVVGGGKSQRSAERVRSEREEEQRSKRKRR
- a CDS encoding GNAT family N-acetyltransferase translates to MAIEVRAATVFEDVKTVLGPKRPDANVCWCLSYRLPSKENIALRGQDRGELVQRLCRQDPPPGVLAYDGGEVVGWAAVHPRADTAFARNRRIPHADDVGVWSVWCIRVRPGHRGQGISHALLAGAVDFARGHGAPAVEGYPLDNKDQKVDLTMAYVGTRRLFERAGFTKAADTDSVLNGFPRILMRLELR